From one Triticum urartu cultivar G1812 chromosome 3, Tu2.1, whole genome shotgun sequence genomic stretch:
- the LOC125547004 gene encoding uncharacterized protein At2g33490-like: FAYQRTHIIHTITTPSESLLKELQTVEEMKHQCDTKREAYEVMRASYGQKGQSKNSKVESFSAEQLQDSLVEYQEDAALFIFRLKSLKQGQFHSLLTQAARHHASQLIFFRRGLKCLEALEPHVKAIAEKQHIDYQFTGLEDNESDNDGSSSYQETCSDDRELSFDYEINDRDQDFIASRGSMDLDKGDLRTSPTPIKEIKQEEVKLLKAEAAAPQVKPEIITHSAPMFADNFVDQTERLRQIRPSSARHSYKLPTPADDDYPRSAAVHRSHHSAHFFGSKDGAAANLWHSSPPAKDYKASTMHSGPIKLPSNSDFSKKLKRESWSGPIPSKAGSSKPDPKSSMGRPHAMISKSCVHARQPSPVSPKMFPPSIVSPKISEVHELPRPPANVEPLRPCGLVGYSGPLVSKRQAPTAPVRASPTASQTASPLPRPPASLARSFSIPSNSQRTPLITVNKLLEARSSRESSEISSPPLTPLFSSTSQHKKQLKAALGEKGMS, encoded by the exons TTTGCTTATCAGCGTACACATATCATTCATACAATCACTACCCCATCGGAATCTCTTCTCAAGGAGCTACAAACCGTGGAG GAAATGAAGCACCAATGTGACACGAAAAG GGAGGCGTACGAagtcatgagggcatcttatggacaAAAAGGACAGTCAAAGAATTCAAAAGTCGAATCGTTTTCTGCAGAACAACTGCAAGATTCACTTGTTGAATACCAAGAGGATGCAGCGTTGTTCATATTTCGCTTGAAATCTCTGAAGCAGGGGCAATTCCATAGTCTTTTAACACAGGCTGCTCGCCATCATGCTTCTCAG CTAATTTTTTTCAGGAGAGGACTCAAGTGCCTTGAGGCACTTGAACCCCATGTAAAAGCAATAGCTGAGAAACAGCACATTGACTATCAGTTCACCGGCCTTGAGGATAATGAATCTGACAACGATGGCTCCAGCTCTTACCAAGAGACTTGTAGTGATGACAGAGAACTGAGTTTCGACTATGAAATAAATGATAGAGACCAAGATTTTATTGCTTCGAGAGGTTCAATGGAT TTGGATAAAGGAGACCTGAGGACTTCCCCAACGCCAATAAAAGAGATCAAGCAG GAAGAGGTGAAGCTACTGAAGGCAGAAGCAGCAGCTCCACAAGTGAAGCCTGAGATCATCACACATTCAGCTCCAATGTTTGCTGACAATTTTGTCGATCAAACAGAGAGGCTTCGGCAAATCCGGCCATCTTCAGCCCGGCACTCATACAAACTCCCAACACCAGCGGATGATGACTATCCCAGATCAGCAGCTGTTCACAGGTCTCATCATTCCGCGCATTTTTTCGGAAGTAAAGATGGCGCTGCAGCCAACTTGTGGCATTCATCTCCACCGGCGAAAGATTACAAGGCGAGCACCATGCATAGTGGTCCCATTAAACTGCCATCAAACTCTGATTTTAGTAAGAAGTTAAAGAGAGAGTCCTGGTCTGGTCCGATTCCAAGCAAAGCAGGATCAAGCAAGCCTGATCCCAAGTCATCCATGGGCCGTCCTCATGCGATGATATCCAAGTCGTGTGTTCATGCTAGGCAGCCGTCACCAGTTTCACCCAAGATGTTCCCACCTTCAATAGTATCCCCCAAAATCAGTGAGGTTCATGAGCTGCCTAGGCCTCCAGCCAATGTTGAGCCCCTCCGGCCTTGTGGTCTAGTTGGCTACTCCGGTCCTTTGGTATCAAAGCGCCAAGCTCCTACAGCACCTGTCCGTGCCTCGCCAACAGCGTCGCAGACAGCCTCGCCGCTTCCGCGGCCACCTGCTTCCTTGGCTCGCAGTTTCTCCATACCCTCGAACAGCCAGAGAACACCCCTCATTACAGTCAATAAGTTGCTTGAGGCCAGAAGTAGCCGAGAGAGCAGTGAAATTTCCTCCCCACCACTCACTCCGTTGTTTTCTTCTACCAGCCAACACAAAAAACAATTAAAGGCAGCACTCGGAGAAAAGGGTATGTCATAG